One segment of Laspinema palackyanum D2c DNA contains the following:
- a CDS encoding DUF2949 domain-containing protein yields the protein MKLSNNYGHLVKFLQEDLALSPSSIDMALRHGEQNLGPLPMILWQYGLVSLEQLERIFDWLENRTAIDGNL from the coding sequence GTGAAACTCTCTAACAATTACGGACATTTGGTGAAATTTTTACAAGAGGATTTGGCGCTGTCGCCTTCCTCCATCGATATGGCCCTACGTCATGGAGAACAAAATCTCGGTCCTTTACCGATGATCCTGTGGCAGTATGGGTTAGTTTCCCTAGAACAGCTTGAGCGAATCTTCGACTGGCTGGAGAACCGAA